The following coding sequences are from one Bos mutus isolate GX-2022 chromosome 22, NWIPB_WYAK_1.1, whole genome shotgun sequence window:
- the CDKN1C gene encoding cyclin-dependent kinase inhibitor 1C — MERLVARRTFPMIARTSACRSLFGPVDHEELGRELQMRLAELSAEDQRRWDYNFQLDMPLRGPGRLQWTEVDSDSVPAFYRETVQVGRCRLLLAPRPRPDGAVNNPPPGPPADESVDGLGEAPASPSSGPAVVPAQAAAPAPQEGSELEAVPPPRSQEPQAEPPHSGISGRPAPGTAAAATSAAAAATTAAAGGAAIKKLSGPLISDFFAKRKRPAPEAKASNEVPGGCAAPGAAPAVGSAEQTPRKRLR, encoded by the exons ATGGAGCGCCTGGTCGCCCGCCGCACCTTTCCCATGATCGCGCGCACCAGCGCCTGCCGCAGCCTCTTCGGGCCCGTGGACCACGAGGAGCTGGGCCGCGAGCTGCAGATGCGCCTGGCCGAGCTGAGCGCCGAGGACCAGCGTCGCTGGGACTACAACTTCCAGCTGGATATGCCACTGCGAGGCCCCGGTCGCCTGCAGTGGACCGAGGTGGACAGCGACTCCGTGCCCGCCTTCTACCGCGAGACGGTGCAGGTGGGGCGCTGTCGCCTGCTTCTGGCGCCTCGTCCCCGCCCGGACGGCGCGGTCAATAACCCGCCTCCCGGGCCGCCGGCCGATGAGTCTGTCGACGGCCTCGGGGAGGCGCCGGCGTCGCCGTCCAGCGGCCCGGCCGTAGTGCCTGCCCAGGCCGCGGCCCCGGCGCCTCAGGAGGGCTCCGAGCTGGAGGCGGTCCCGCCGCCGCGCAGCCAGGAGCCCCAGGCCGAGCCGCCGCACTCAGGGATTTCGGGGCGCCCCGCGCCGGGCACTGCGGCCGCTGCCACCAGCGCCGCCGCTGCTGCCACCACTGCCGCCGCCGGAGGCGCCGCGATCAAGAAGCTGTCCGGGCCTCTCATCTCCG ACTTCTTCGCCAAGCGCAAGAGACCCGCGCCCGAAGCCAAGGCGTCGAACGAGGTTCCTGGGGGATGCGCCGCGCCTGGCGCCGCTCCAGCCGTCGGCTCGGCTGAGCAAACCCCGCGCAAGCGGCTGCGATGA